The Syngnathus acus chromosome 3, fSynAcu1.2, whole genome shotgun sequence genome includes a window with the following:
- the slc35c1 gene encoding GDP-fucose transporter 1 isoform X1, giving the protein MNRTQLKRSSILRMAGVEMVDRDGLGETFVLRAARIAAVVALYWFISITMVFLNNHLLDNRDLDAPLFVTFFQCVVTVGLCCVMQLLSSVWPSLIDFPSVKFDIKTSREVLPLSVVFISMITFNNLCLKHVGVAFYTVGRSLSTVFNVLLSYVILQQATSFKAMWCCAIILGGFWLGVDQEGLAGSLSWSGVFFGVVASACVSLNAILTKKVMPAVDGNIWKLSYYNNINACVLFLPLILVFGEVGRIASFNSLTDMWFWGMMTLGGVFGFAIGYVTGLQIKYTSPLTHNVSGTAKACAQTVIAVMYNSSSKSLLWWTSNMLVLGGSSAYTWVKGREMKKTPCNSQNFTKEKLTLGEKGNTGV; this is encoded by the exons ATGAACAGGACGCAGCTGAAGCGGTCCAGTATTTTGAGGATGGCTGGTGTGGAAATGGTGGACCGAGATGGACTCGGGGAGACCTTCGTTCTCCGGGCTGCCAGGATAGCAGCTGTAGTAGCGCTGTACTGGTTCATCTCCATAACAATGGTGTTCCTCAATAATCACCTACTGGACAACCGCGACCTGGACGCTCCTCTGTTTGTGACATTCTTCCAGTGTGTTGTGACTGTGGGGCTCTGCTGTGTGATGCAGTTGTTGTCCTCCGTGTGGCCGTCATTGATCGACTTCCCGTCGGTCAAATTTGACATAAAGACGTCCCGCGAAGTTCTGCCCCTGTCGGTGGTCTTTATCAGTATGATAACCTTTAACAACCTGTGCCTAAAACATGTTGGAGTGGCCTTTTACACCGTGGGACGTTCTCTAAGCACTGTATTTAATGTCTTGCTGTCATATGTGATACTGCAACAGGCAACTTCCTTCAAAGCCATGTGGTGCTGTGCGATCATTCTTG GTGGATTCTGGCTTGGTGTAGACCAGGAAGGCCTGGCAGGCTCCCTCTCCTGGTCAGGTGTCTTTTTTGGTGTGGTCGCCAGTGCCTGTGTGTCTCTCAATGCGATACTCACAAAGAAGGTGATGCCTGCGGTGGACGGAAACATCTGGAAACTATCCTACTATAACAATATCAATGCGTGCGTCCTCTTTCTCCCACTCATTCTTGTGTTTGGAGAAGTGGGACGCATCGCCAGCTTCAACAGCCTCACTGATATGTGGTTCTGGGGCATGATGACACTTGGAGGAGTGTTTGGGTTTGCCATCGGTTATGTCACAGGACTGCAGATCAAGTATACCAGTCCGCTGACACACAATGTCTCAGGGACCGCCAAAGCTTGTGCTCAGACTGTCATTGCAGTGATGTACAACTCTTCCAGTAAAAGCCTTCTGTGGTGGACCAGTAACATGTTGGTTCTAGGCGGTTCCTCAGCCTATACATGGGTCAAGGGCAGAGAAATGAAGAAAACTCCTTGCAATTCTCAGAATTTCACCAAAGAAAAATTGACACTTGGGGAGAAAGGAAACACAGGCGTATAG
- the slc35c1 gene encoding GDP-fucose transporter 1 isoform X2, with protein MAGVEMVDRDGLGETFVLRAARIAAVVALYWFISITMVFLNNHLLDNRDLDAPLFVTFFQCVVTVGLCCVMQLLSSVWPSLIDFPSVKFDIKTSREVLPLSVVFISMITFNNLCLKHVGVAFYTVGRSLSTVFNVLLSYVILQQATSFKAMWCCAIILGGFWLGVDQEGLAGSLSWSGVFFGVVASACVSLNAILTKKVMPAVDGNIWKLSYYNNINACVLFLPLILVFGEVGRIASFNSLTDMWFWGMMTLGGVFGFAIGYVTGLQIKYTSPLTHNVSGTAKACAQTVIAVMYNSSSKSLLWWTSNMLVLGGSSAYTWVKGREMKKTPCNSQNFTKEKLTLGEKGNTGV; from the exons ATGGCTGGTGTGGAAATGGTGGACCGAGATGGACTCGGGGAGACCTTCGTTCTCCGGGCTGCCAGGATAGCAGCTGTAGTAGCGCTGTACTGGTTCATCTCCATAACAATGGTGTTCCTCAATAATCACCTACTGGACAACCGCGACCTGGACGCTCCTCTGTTTGTGACATTCTTCCAGTGTGTTGTGACTGTGGGGCTCTGCTGTGTGATGCAGTTGTTGTCCTCCGTGTGGCCGTCATTGATCGACTTCCCGTCGGTCAAATTTGACATAAAGACGTCCCGCGAAGTTCTGCCCCTGTCGGTGGTCTTTATCAGTATGATAACCTTTAACAACCTGTGCCTAAAACATGTTGGAGTGGCCTTTTACACCGTGGGACGTTCTCTAAGCACTGTATTTAATGTCTTGCTGTCATATGTGATACTGCAACAGGCAACTTCCTTCAAAGCCATGTGGTGCTGTGCGATCATTCTTG GTGGATTCTGGCTTGGTGTAGACCAGGAAGGCCTGGCAGGCTCCCTCTCCTGGTCAGGTGTCTTTTTTGGTGTGGTCGCCAGTGCCTGTGTGTCTCTCAATGCGATACTCACAAAGAAGGTGATGCCTGCGGTGGACGGAAACATCTGGAAACTATCCTACTATAACAATATCAATGCGTGCGTCCTCTTTCTCCCACTCATTCTTGTGTTTGGAGAAGTGGGACGCATCGCCAGCTTCAACAGCCTCACTGATATGTGGTTCTGGGGCATGATGACACTTGGAGGAGTGTTTGGGTTTGCCATCGGTTATGTCACAGGACTGCAGATCAAGTATACCAGTCCGCTGACACACAATGTCTCAGGGACCGCCAAAGCTTGTGCTCAGACTGTCATTGCAGTGATGTACAACTCTTCCAGTAAAAGCCTTCTGTGGTGGACCAGTAACATGTTGGTTCTAGGCGGTTCCTCAGCCTATACATGGGTCAAGGGCAGAGAAATGAAGAAAACTCCTTGCAATTCTCAGAATTTCACCAAAGAAAAATTGACACTTGGGGAGAAAGGAAACACAGGCGTATAG